Proteins co-encoded in one Candidatus Thiodictyon syntrophicum genomic window:
- a CDS encoding ATP-dependent nuclease, whose amino-acid sequence MITRLTLRNFKSVVEEVYEFTQFDLLVGRNNSGKSTVLQALAIWQFCVDEFHRSQRSGTKGIQVVLPNFTALPLPEFNLLWKDRTDRRWPLVNGKKKQEYILIHIDVEWRTDPGGGGSFSVELRYHSPQTIYAIPRDGWSKFRECERSGHLPRIAYVPPFSGLEPAEKWLDVSPIRQQIGKGQPGSVLRNLLLRVCSPSSDQPGEDKGKKHMGPPADWQEVAAVIDRWFSVKIREPRYESAKDVYITVEYRQHGKNYDIIAGGSGFHQTLTLLAFLYGYHPTTMLLDEPDAHLHVNLQREILDYFKRKASQMGTQFLIATHAEEFARGVDAAQIVSLLSQVPRRIQSTPEVLRAMAEVSNEEITRLMESPYILYLEGESDERMLRAWAAQCNGQAAMDRICFKSMGGGGKDNMKRQADEHYAALKQIIPGVSRMMIFDYDDHATWHPSADNPSVLEWKRKNIENYLLVPDAWKRAALAQLRYADDELFALPTIQAIDAFFAGENLTLPPGKSWRSVAANVFNVVDGKRILFENDDSLFQQLKKAAEPVQLIREEVAMVMLADEIHEDVHQFFGKLVSLIGTH is encoded by the coding sequence ATGATCACAAGATTGACCCTGCGAAACTTCAAGAGCGTCGTGGAGGAAGTTTATGAGTTCACTCAGTTCGATTTGCTGGTCGGACGCAACAACAGCGGTAAGAGCACGGTACTTCAGGCACTCGCCATCTGGCAGTTCTGCGTAGATGAGTTCCATCGCTCTCAACGCAGTGGAACCAAGGGCATTCAGGTCGTACTCCCCAACTTTACGGCGCTGCCATTGCCGGAATTCAATTTGCTATGGAAAGATCGTACAGATCGTCGTTGGCCATTGGTGAATGGAAAGAAGAAGCAGGAGTACATTCTGATTCACATTGATGTCGAGTGGCGAACCGACCCCGGGGGAGGGGGTTCCTTCAGTGTCGAGTTACGCTACCACTCGCCGCAAACAATTTATGCGATTCCCAGAGATGGCTGGTCGAAATTCCGCGAGTGCGAGAGATCCGGGCATCTCCCCAGAATCGCCTATGTGCCGCCCTTCTCAGGTTTAGAGCCGGCGGAGAAGTGGCTGGATGTTTCGCCCATCCGTCAACAGATAGGCAAGGGGCAGCCCGGCAGCGTGCTGCGAAATCTGCTCTTGCGGGTTTGCTCCCCATCCTCAGATCAACCGGGAGAAGACAAAGGCAAAAAGCACATGGGTCCGCCGGCCGACTGGCAGGAAGTCGCTGCCGTTATCGATCGTTGGTTCTCGGTCAAGATTCGCGAGCCAAGATACGAATCGGCGAAGGATGTCTATATTACCGTCGAATACCGCCAGCACGGCAAGAACTACGACATTATAGCCGGCGGCAGCGGATTTCACCAAACGCTGACGCTACTGGCCTTCCTTTATGGTTATCACCCGACAACCATGCTGCTCGACGAGCCGGACGCGCATCTGCATGTCAATCTGCAACGCGAGATTCTCGATTACTTCAAGCGTAAAGCGAGTCAGATGGGCACGCAGTTTCTGATCGCCACCCACGCCGAGGAGTTTGCACGCGGAGTCGATGCCGCTCAGATTGTATCGCTCCTGAGCCAGGTTCCCCGCCGAATTCAGTCTACGCCTGAAGTGCTGCGCGCAATGGCGGAAGTTTCAAATGAGGAAATAACCCGTCTGATGGAATCGCCCTACATTCTTTATCTGGAGGGCGAGAGTGACGAACGGATGTTGCGGGCGTGGGCGGCTCAGTGCAATGGTCAGGCCGCCATGGATCGTATCTGCTTCAAGAGCATGGGCGGTGGCGGCAAAGACAACATGAAAAGACAAGCGGATGAACATTATGCCGCACTAAAGCAGATCATTCCAGGCGTCTCGCGGATGATGATATTCGATTACGATGACCACGCGACTTGGCACCCGTCAGCTGACAACCCATCAGTGCTCGAGTGGAAGCGCAAGAACATCGAGAACTATTTGCTTGTGCCTGATGCCTGGAAGCGCGCAGCATTGGCGCAACTTCGATACGCTGACGACGAATTGTTCGCGCTGCCGACCATACAAGCTATCGACGCCTTCTTCGCTGGCGAGAATTTAACCCTTCCGCCGGGGAAATCTTGGCGCAGTGTCGCTGCAAACGTGTTCAATGTTGTGGATGGAAAGCGGATATTGTTTGAAAACGATGATTCGCTTTTTCAGCAGCTTAAGAAGGCGGCGGAGCCCGTCCAGTTGATACGGGAGGAGGTCGCCATGGTGATGCTGGCAGACGAAATTCACGAAGACGTTCATCAGTTCTTTGGTAAGTTGGTCTCACTGATTGGGACTCATTGA
- a CDS encoding type II toxin-antitoxin system VapC family toxin produces MPEIIILDTHVWLWYVNGNTDQYPKSWVGRIATARRVAVSPVSCFEIALAERRGRISLKCPVDEWFSDALEPAGVELFPLTPAIATRAVHLTPAHRDPFDRMIIATALEHGAMLASIDGLFVHYPELTGRLLK; encoded by the coding sequence ATGCCTGAAATAATTATCTTGGATACCCATGTTTGGCTCTGGTACGTCAACGGCAATACGGACCAATATCCCAAATCCTGGGTCGGGCGTATCGCTACGGCCAGACGCGTAGCCGTTTCGCCCGTCTCCTGTTTTGAAATCGCTTTGGCGGAAAGGCGCGGACGAATCAGCTTAAAGTGTCCGGTGGATGAGTGGTTTTCAGACGCACTGGAGCCTGCCGGAGTTGAGCTGTTCCCGCTGACACCCGCGATAGCAACACGAGCAGTCCACCTGACTCCAGCCCATCGCGATCCATTCGACCGGATGATTATTGCAACAGCCTTGGAGCATGGCGCCATGCTCGCCAGCATCGACGGTCTCTTTGTCCATTACCCGGAACTGACCGGCCGTCTCTTGAAATAA
- a CDS encoding tyrosine-type recombinase/integrase, whose product MKLTATFCKNTKEKGMHLDGHGLYLRVQASKKDTLQVSKSWLLRWGSGGRNTMGFGRFPEIGLADARALAADAMQKVALGIDPRAQRDDARRKVQIQQDTLTFREACKQYIEKESPAWKNVKHEQQWNSTLETYALPILGDKTVEVISLKDVLSVLEPIWNIKNETATRVRSRLENILDWAITHGHRTSDNPARWKGRLEHALPAINKRQRVKHHPALSYRDLPDFLNQIKMMNSLSARALEFTILTACRTNEVIGARWEEIDLEKDVWTIPKERMKAGVEQLVPISKPANKLLKKLKEFSGSKYVFQSDFIRKEQHISNMAMLLLLKRMNRQDITVHGFRSTFRDWGAEQTEFAREVLEHALSHRLADGAEAAYQRGTMLDKRRELMNAWGGYCFSK is encoded by the coding sequence TTGAAATTAACAGCCACATTTTGCAAGAACACCAAGGAAAAAGGGATGCATCTGGATGGACACGGTTTGTATTTACGGGTTCAGGCGTCAAAAAAGGACACACTCCAAGTGAGCAAGTCCTGGCTTCTGCGTTGGGGCTCTGGCGGCAGGAATACGATGGGTTTTGGACGTTTCCCGGAGATTGGCTTGGCTGATGCTCGCGCTCTTGCGGCTGATGCCATGCAGAAGGTTGCACTCGGCATTGATCCACGGGCGCAACGAGACGACGCGAGAAGGAAAGTACAGATTCAACAGGACACTTTGACTTTCCGGGAAGCCTGTAAGCAATATATTGAAAAGGAGTCTCCCGCCTGGAAGAACGTCAAACATGAACAGCAATGGAATTCCACATTAGAAACTTATGCCTTGCCGATCCTCGGAGACAAGACTGTTGAAGTTATTTCCCTAAAAGATGTATTGTCCGTTTTGGAACCTATTTGGAACATAAAAAACGAGACTGCTACGCGGGTTCGTTCTCGATTGGAAAATATTCTTGACTGGGCGATTACACATGGTCATCGAACTTCGGATAATCCTGCACGATGGAAAGGAAGATTGGAACATGCACTTCCGGCAATCAACAAGCGACAAAGAGTAAAGCATCATCCAGCTCTTTCATATCGTGATTTGCCCGATTTCTTAAACCAAATCAAAATGATGAATTCGCTTTCCGCAAGAGCGCTAGAATTCACTATACTGACGGCTTGCAGAACGAATGAGGTCATCGGCGCACGATGGGAAGAAATAGACCTTGAAAAAGATGTCTGGACAATTCCAAAAGAGCGAATGAAAGCCGGTGTAGAACAACTTGTTCCAATCTCCAAGCCAGCAAATAAGTTACTGAAAAAGCTGAAAGAATTCTCGGGAAGCAAATATGTTTTCCAAAGCGATTTCATTAGGAAAGAGCAACATATATCCAATATGGCGATGCTTCTTCTTCTAAAAAGAATGAATCGCCAGGACATTACCGTTCACGGTTTCCGATCAACCTTTCGAGATTGGGGTGCTGAGCAAACGGAATTTGCAAGAGAGGTTCTGGAGCACGCGCTGTCGCACAGGCTTGCTGATGGCGCTGAGGCGGCTTATCAGCGGGGGACCATGCTTGATAAGAGAAGAGAATTGATGAATGCCTGGGGTGGTTATTGCTTTAGCAAATAG
- a CDS encoding helix-turn-helix transcriptional regulator, which produces MNIIRIGKVTELTSLGRSTIYEMIKKGHFPAQKKISTRRVGWLLEDVENWIRDLSSGGK; this is translated from the coding sequence ATGAATATCATTCGGATTGGAAAAGTAACTGAGCTGACTAGCCTTGGGCGTTCAACCATTTACGAGATGATCAAGAAGGGTCACTTTCCGGCTCAAAAGAAGATTTCAACAAGAAGAGTCGGATGGCTATTGGAGGACGTAGAAAATTGGATCAGAGATCTTTCAAGCGGTGGAAAATAA
- the pgsA gene encoding CDP-diacylglycerol--glycerol-3-phosphate 3-phosphatidyltransferase, whose amino-acid sequence MWNTPNLLTMLRIGLIPVFVGVFYVEAPWAPYASAAIFGLAAATDWLDGHLARRWDQTSPLGAFLDPVADKLMVAAALVLMVQEDHRTLVALPSIVIIGREITVSALREWMAEIGARAEVAVSQIGKFKTTAQMVSIILMLLHDSALGPWVYGLGLVLLYLAAVLTLWSMVMYLRAAWPSLSGQANQAPGEPR is encoded by the coding sequence ATGTGGAATACACCTAACCTGTTGACGATGCTGCGGATCGGCCTGATCCCCGTGTTCGTCGGCGTCTTCTATGTGGAGGCGCCCTGGGCGCCCTATGCCTCCGCCGCCATCTTCGGTCTGGCCGCGGCCACCGACTGGCTCGACGGCCACCTGGCCCGGCGCTGGGACCAGACCTCGCCGCTGGGGGCCTTCCTCGACCCGGTCGCCGACAAGCTGATGGTCGCCGCGGCCCTGGTCCTGATGGTGCAGGAGGACCACCGGACCCTGGTGGCCCTGCCCTCCATCGTCATCATCGGGCGCGAGATCACCGTCTCGGCGCTGCGCGAATGGATGGCCGAGATCGGCGCCCGCGCCGAGGTGGCGGTGTCGCAGATCGGCAAGTTCAAGACCACCGCGCAGATGGTCTCCATCATCCTGATGCTGCTGCACGACTCGGCCCTGGGCCCCTGGGTCTACGGGCTCGGCCTGGTGCTCCTGTACCTGGCGGCGGTGCTCACCCTCTGGTCGATGGTCATGTATCTGCGCGCCGCCTGGCCCAGCCTGTCCGGGCAGGCGAATCAGGCACCGGGCGAGCCGCGCTGA
- the uvrC gene encoding excinuclease ABC subunit UvrC, whose product MKTPGVSEGAPAPGSDPRERLAQLPEGPGVYRLLDAQGTVLYVGKAKNLKRRVASYFSRALNQRLLVMVGQVADIEVTVTRGEGEALLLESNLIKSLKPRFNVLLRDDKSYPFIRLSTQDAFPRLAFYRGPRKGPGRFFGPYPSAWAVRETLQLLQRLFPVRQCEDSFYRTRSRACLQYQIKRCTGPCVGLVSEAVYAQDVAHTTKFLEGRTDEVITELGVAMERAAAALEFERAAVLRDQVATLRRIQERQYVSGEGGDLDIIGCAQEGGQCCVQVFFIRGGRNLGNKAFFPLAPADTQEGTLLAEFLTQFYADKEVPGELICSAEPDDLDLLEAALAEHAGHRVQIRSRVRAERARWLEMARGNAAVALKSRLGSQAGYSLRLTALQEALALPEPPTRMECFDISHTMGERTVASCVVFDDAGPRKSDYRRFNIEGITPGDDYAAMHQALTRRYTRVQQGEYPVPDLVFIDGGRGQLGAVAGALQELGLGTLTLVGVAKGPDRRPGTEQLWLLGQGTPVILPADSPALHLIAQIRDEAHRFAITGHRSRRAKARTASVLEEIGGIGPKRRQQLLQAFGGMRGLTSAGVEDIARVAGISRDLAQRVHDSFHPDAPAP is encoded by the coding sequence GTGAAGACCCCGGGAGTCTCTGAGGGCGCGCCGGCGCCGGGCTCCGACCCCCGCGAACGCCTCGCGCAACTGCCCGAGGGACCTGGGGTCTACCGCTTGCTGGACGCGCAGGGGACGGTGCTCTATGTCGGCAAGGCGAAGAACCTCAAGCGCCGGGTGGCGAGCTATTTCAGCCGTGCACTGAACCAACGCCTGCTGGTGATGGTGGGCCAGGTGGCGGACATCGAGGTGACGGTGACCCGCGGCGAGGGCGAGGCCCTGCTCCTGGAGAGCAACCTTATCAAGTCACTGAAGCCGCGCTTCAACGTCCTGCTGCGCGACGACAAGAGCTATCCCTTCATCCGCCTGAGCACGCAGGATGCCTTCCCGCGGCTCGCCTTCTATCGCGGTCCGCGCAAGGGGCCCGGGCGCTTCTTCGGGCCCTATCCCAGCGCCTGGGCGGTGCGCGAGACGCTGCAACTGCTGCAACGACTCTTCCCCGTGCGCCAGTGTGAGGACAGCTTCTATCGCACCCGCTCGCGTGCCTGTCTCCAGTACCAGATCAAGCGCTGCACCGGACCCTGTGTCGGGCTGGTGAGCGAGGCGGTCTATGCGCAGGACGTGGCCCACACCACCAAGTTCCTGGAGGGCCGCACGGACGAGGTGATCACCGAGTTGGGCGTCGCCATGGAGCGGGCGGCCGCCGCCCTGGAGTTCGAGCGCGCCGCCGTGCTGCGCGACCAGGTCGCGACCCTGCGCCGTATCCAGGAGCGTCAATATGTGAGCGGGGAGGGCGGCGATCTGGACATCATCGGCTGCGCCCAGGAGGGCGGCCAGTGCTGTGTCCAGGTCTTCTTCATCCGCGGCGGCCGCAACCTGGGCAACAAGGCCTTTTTTCCACTCGCCCCGGCGGACACGCAGGAGGGCACGCTGCTGGCCGAGTTCCTCACCCAGTTCTATGCGGACAAGGAGGTGCCGGGTGAACTGATCTGCTCGGCGGAACCCGACGACCTGGACCTGCTGGAGGCCGCCCTGGCGGAGCACGCCGGTCACCGCGTGCAGATCCGCTCGCGGGTCCGCGCCGAGCGCGCCCGCTGGCTGGAGATGGCGCGCGGCAACGCCGCGGTGGCACTCAAGTCCCGGCTCGGCAGTCAGGCCGGTTACAGCCTGCGCCTCACCGCGCTGCAAGAGGCCCTGGCCCTGCCGGAACCGCCCACCCGCATGGAGTGCTTCGACATCAGTCACACCATGGGCGAGCGCACCGTCGCCTCCTGCGTGGTGTTCGACGACGCCGGTCCGCGCAAGTCAGACTATCGGCGCTTCAATATCGAGGGCATCACCCCGGGCGACGACTATGCCGCCATGCACCAGGCCCTGACCCGGCGCTATACCCGGGTGCAGCAGGGCGAGTATCCGGTGCCGGACCTGGTCTTCATCGACGGCGGTCGGGGCCAGCTCGGCGCGGTGGCGGGGGCGCTCCAGGAACTGGGACTGGGCACCCTCACCCTGGTCGGGGTCGCCAAGGGTCCGGATCGGCGCCCCGGCACCGAACAGCTTTGGTTGTTGGGGCAGGGGACGCCCGTTATACTGCCCGCCGACTCGCCGGCCTTGCACCTGATCGCGCAGATCCGCGACGAGGCCCACCGCTTCGCCATTACCGGCCACCGCAGCCGCCGGGCCAAGGCGCGCACCGCCTCGGTCCTGGAGGAGATCGGCGGTATCGGTCCCAAGCGGCGGCAGCAACTCCTCCAGGCCTTCGGGGGTATGCGCGGACTGACCAGCGCCGGGGTGGAGGACATCGCCCGGGTCGCGGGTATCAGTCGCGACCTGGCGCAGCGCGTCCACGACTCCTTTCATCCAGATGCGCCCGCCCCCTGA
- a CDS encoding response regulator — MIKVIIVDDHALFRAGLRLILAQQDQIEVVGEAPSGEEALRVAKRLEPDICLMDLQMPGGMGGIEATRRLLRLVPNCRIIALTVLGDDPFPGQLRDAGAMGYLTKGCPAEELVKAVRTVASGRPYVDSSVAQARMLADWDGGAGSPFKELSARELQVAVMILDGQRTQDISSTLSLSPKTVSTYRQRIYEKLGVHTDVDLTRLAMRHGLIREDPGSL, encoded by the coding sequence ATGATCAAGGTCATCATCGTCGACGACCACGCCCTGTTCCGGGCCGGGCTGCGGCTCATCCTGGCCCAGCAGGACCAGATCGAGGTGGTCGGTGAGGCGCCGAGCGGCGAGGAGGCGCTGCGGGTGGCCAAGCGGTTGGAGCCGGACATTTGTCTCATGGACCTGCAAATGCCGGGCGGGATGGGCGGTATCGAGGCGACCCGCAGGCTGCTGCGCCTGGTCCCCAACTGTCGGATCATCGCGCTCACCGTGCTCGGCGATGATCCCTTTCCGGGCCAACTGCGGGACGCGGGGGCCATGGGCTACCTGACCAAGGGCTGCCCCGCCGAGGAACTGGTGAAGGCGGTGCGGACGGTGGCGAGCGGCCGGCCCTATGTGGATTCATCGGTCGCCCAGGCGCGGATGCTGGCCGACTGGGATGGCGGGGCGGGCAGCCCCTTCAAGGAGTTGTCGGCGCGTGAGCTGCAGGTGGCGGTGATGATCCTGGACGGTCAGCGCACCCAGGACATCTCCAGCACCCTCTCCCTGAGCCCCAAGACGGTCAGTACCTATCGGCAGCGGATCTACGAAAAACTCGGCGTGCACACCGACGTCGATCTGACCCGCCTGGCCATGCGCCACGGCCTGATCCGTGAAGACCCCGGGAGTCTCTGA
- a CDS encoding chemotaxis protein CheW, with amino-acid sequence MSDPAAIAPSAAPLPATELDHWTGRYAQALDPVESSTDRVFVIVRVAGERFALPMQALDEVASVTTGIALPHVSALVLGLANVRGELLPLLDTGALLGISAGYRLGPANRTLVVRDRRGRRTGLPVDAVESVEALDPDTFQPQAAAAAGAPIRRVGVGEHKGRSLTLLDLGPLLAAGFSHF; translated from the coding sequence ATGTCCGATCCAGCCGCCATCGCCCCCTCCGCCGCGCCCCTGCCCGCGACCGAACTCGACCATTGGACCGGGCGCTATGCCCAGGCGCTCGACCCCGTGGAAAGTTCTACGGATCGTGTGTTCGTCATCGTGCGGGTCGCGGGTGAACGCTTCGCCCTGCCGATGCAGGCCTTGGATGAGGTAGCGAGTGTCACCACCGGGATCGCGCTGCCGCACGTCAGCGCCCTGGTGCTCGGACTGGCCAATGTCCGTGGCGAGTTGTTGCCCCTGCTCGATACCGGCGCCTTGCTCGGGATCAGTGCCGGCTACCGGCTGGGGCCGGCCAATCGGACCCTGGTGGTCCGCGATCGGCGCGGTCGCCGCACCGGGTTGCCGGTCGACGCGGTAGAGTCGGTGGAGGCGCTGGACCCGGACACCTTCCAGCCCCAGGCAGCGGCGGCCGCGGGTGCGCCGATCCGCCGCGTCGGCGTGGGTGAGCACAAGGGCCGGTCGCTGACCCTGCTGGACCTGGGCCCCCTGCTGGCCGCCGGCTTCAGTCATTTTTGA
- a CDS encoding methyl-accepting chemotaxis protein — protein sequence MSADQKGDHARDPSQAQQSEHAGDFVVPEPDGVQSGMPFHGSDDADPGSRATSGRPSSGGLMKGSAAGGRAAVRGLSLKRKLNLALGLLTLVILVLGAVSVRTLHGLTADGIPELGHHADLARVSEEIKTAVYRTMLAQSDYLLLGDQGAQDQVLRLMARARERVEQLKPLAGQITSSAGTNVTTQHRALTEALDEFETRFTSQIKEIDVLRKALAEQDAALQGSERQLAGHLDAVIAGARDLTAAAWPEQGTASPGQVALGRTLDRLTRELLTERVQLETFFASHSPALNDAARTSAAELAAQLEALRADAAAAGLASGLADLRKALGLYTAQLREIGTRLTQDTSAGANTQAQIATQKQALVAAADRILTLAEELTTSAWHDIDLESTGLQDTGAQALWLVGGTALVGFAVGLLVLVTVPRPIVAAIEALMTGAHQIARGNLTYMVEVASRDELGALADSFNQMRENLLGLVQRIQRASVQLSSSINEIQAASTEQAASSAQQASAVNELSASLNEMSQSAATLVASSETVGRNVGEIAGIVTDSNHKSTQMMSSMDAIGLSTRQTAERIKALNDKMDDINEAVATISMVADQTTLLSLNASIEANKAGEMGKGFSVVAQEIRRLSDRSIDSAGNISGMVRDIQRATESSALAMDKSSEEIHHGVALVGETSQALVAINAAMDRIQEQMTMILESVRAQADAARMVQTTSTEMLSSANMVAKAASQTRSVTYELNAMATQLASAVAVFRV from the coding sequence ATGAGTGCCGACCAGAAGGGCGACCACGCCCGCGACCCGAGCCAGGCCCAGCAGTCCGAGCACGCCGGGGATTTCGTCGTTCCCGAGCCCGACGGGGTCCAGAGCGGGATGCCCTTCCATGGGTCGGACGACGCCGACCCGGGGTCGCGCGCAACGAGCGGCCGGCCGTCTTCCGGGGGCCTGATGAAGGGGTCCGCCGCAGGCGGGCGCGCCGCCGTCCGCGGCCTGAGCCTCAAGCGGAAGCTGAACCTGGCGCTCGGGCTGCTGACCCTGGTGATCCTGGTCCTGGGGGCGGTGTCGGTGCGGACCCTGCACGGGTTGACCGCGGACGGGATCCCGGAACTGGGACACCATGCGGACCTGGCGCGGGTCAGCGAGGAGATCAAGACCGCGGTCTATCGCACGATGCTCGCCCAGAGCGACTATCTGCTGCTCGGCGACCAGGGCGCCCAGGATCAGGTGCTGCGGCTCATGGCCCGGGCGCGGGAGCGGGTGGAGCAGTTGAAGCCCCTGGCCGGGCAGATCACCAGCTCCGCGGGGACCAACGTGACCACCCAGCACCGCGCCCTGACCGAGGCCTTGGACGAGTTCGAGACCCGCTTCACCTCCCAAATCAAAGAGATCGATGTCTTGCGCAAGGCCCTGGCGGAGCAGGACGCGGCGCTGCAAGGCAGCGAGCGGCAATTGGCCGGTCACCTGGATGCGGTCATCGCCGGCGCCCGGGACCTGACCGCCGCCGCCTGGCCGGAGCAAGGCACCGCCAGTCCCGGCCAGGTGGCCTTGGGGCGGACCCTGGATCGACTGACCCGGGAACTGCTCACGGAGCGCGTCCAGCTCGAGACCTTTTTCGCCTCCCACAGCCCGGCGCTCAATGACGCCGCCCGCACCAGCGCGGCGGAACTGGCGGCCCAACTCGAGGCCTTGCGGGCGGATGCTGCTGCCGCCGGACTGGCCTCGGGTTTGGCCGACCTGCGCAAGGCGCTGGGCCTCTACACCGCGCAACTGCGTGAGATCGGGACCAGACTGACCCAGGACACCAGCGCCGGGGCCAACACCCAGGCGCAGATCGCCACCCAGAAACAGGCCTTGGTCGCCGCCGCCGACCGCATCCTGACGCTGGCCGAAGAACTGACCACGAGCGCCTGGCACGACATCGACCTGGAGAGCACCGGTCTGCAGGACACCGGCGCCCAGGCCCTGTGGCTGGTGGGCGGCACCGCCCTGGTGGGGTTCGCGGTGGGGCTCCTGGTGCTGGTCACGGTGCCCAGGCCCATCGTCGCCGCGATCGAGGCCCTGATGACCGGGGCCCATCAGATCGCCCGCGGCAACCTGACCTACATGGTGGAGGTCGCGAGCCGCGACGAACTGGGCGCCCTGGCCGACTCCTTCAACCAGATGCGCGAGAACCTGCTCGGCCTGGTCCAGCGGATCCAGCGGGCGAGTGTGCAACTGTCGTCCTCGATCAACGAGATTCAGGCCGCGTCCACCGAGCAGGCCGCGTCCTCCGCGCAGCAGGCGAGCGCGGTCAACGAACTCTCCGCCTCGCTGAACGAGATGTCCCAGAGTGCCGCCACCCTGGTCGCCTCCTCCGAGACCGTGGGGCGCAACGTGGGCGAGATCGCCGGCATCGTCACCGACAGCAACCACAAGTCCACCCAGATGATGTCCTCCATGGACGCCATCGGGCTCTCGACCCGCCAGACCGCCGAGCGGATCAAGGCCCTGAACGACAAGATGGACGACATCAACGAGGCGGTGGCCACCATCTCCATGGTCGCTGACCAGACCACGCTGCTCTCCCTCAACGCCTCCATTGAGGCCAACAAGGCGGGGGAGATGGGCAAGGGGTTTTCGGTGGTGGCCCAGGAGATCCGGCGCCTGTCGGACCGCTCCATCGACTCCGCCGGCAACATCAGCGGCATGGTGCGCGACATCCAGCGCGCCACCGAGTCCTCCGCGCTCGCCATGGACAAGTCGTCCGAGGAGATTCACCACGGGGTCGCCCTGGTCGGGGAGACCAGCCAGGCGCTGGTCGCAATCAACGCCGCCATGGACCGTATCCAGGAGCAGATGACCATGATCCTGGAGTCGGTGCGCGCCCAGGCGGACGCCGCCCGGATGGTCCAGACCACCTCCACTGAAATGCTCTCGTCGGCCAACATGGTCGCCAAGGCGGCGAGCCAGACCCGCTCGGTCACCTATGAGCTCAATGCCATGGCGACCCAACTCGCCAGCGCCGTCGCCGTCTTCCGGGTCTGA
- a CDS encoding chemotaxis protein CheW, with product MEALLFTAAGGRFLTRLAALDEILMPVRLSPLPGAPGFITGVLNLRGEVLPVLALAERLGGVHPAGWQRGNRILRFAAAGHPLGLIVDTVAGIRTLGDDQRRPPILGARVGGCTDLWLIEGVMTQEICLSELLAPTQLGLLRDLAPGAPT from the coding sequence ATGGAGGCCCTGCTCTTCACGGCCGCCGGCGGGCGGTTCCTGACCCGGCTCGCCGCGCTGGACGAGATCCTGATGCCGGTGCGCCTAAGCCCGCTGCCCGGCGCCCCGGGCTTCATCACCGGGGTGCTCAACCTGCGCGGCGAGGTCCTGCCGGTGCTGGCCCTGGCCGAACGCCTGGGCGGCGTCCACCCGGCGGGTTGGCAGCGCGGCAACCGCATCCTGCGCTTCGCCGCCGCCGGACACCCGCTGGGGCTGATCGTGGACACCGTGGCGGGGATCAGGACCCTGGGCGATGACCAGCGACGGCCGCCGATCCTGGGCGCGCGGGTCGGCGGCTGTACCGACCTGTGGCTGATCGAGGGGGTCATGACCCAGGAGATCTGCCTGTCGGAGCTGCTCGCGCCGACGCAGTTGGGCCTGCTGCGGGACCTGGCGCCCGGGGCGCCGACATGA